The DNA window GTTTTGTAAATTTAActaaaatacatatgtgtatcagttctatagattttttttgtaacttaCAAACTATATATAACTGTtgtaaaaataacacattttttttaaaactggaaaatgaaaaagttgagTACACTACTCAAGCTAACTGCAGTCAATATTTTAGAGAATTTCCATCCaatctttctctattttcataggataattttaaacaaaggtttttgtttttgttttaatgatcaACATAGGACAgcttcatgatttaaaaaagaaaaagtgagaggtAAAAGTTGATGACCTTCTTCCTCACCCTTTCTCCACTTCCCAGAGGTAGTTACTATTAATagctgcttttgttctttttgttccCTATGATGACTTCCCGCGTGAGTCTTACAGCATTCTGGAGTCAGAGGATGTAACTAATGTACTTGATAGAtattgattgaatttttttttatcaagctCATTTGATTAGCAATATGagtaaaaagttagaaaatgtgATTCCACTTCAAATTTAcccatttttatgttaatttagtcatgttttcctcagttttttcCTTATCAGCTCACTACAGTTGGTGCCTTTGATCTTGGTACTTTTCATAATGAACGGCTTTGGCTGACACGGAGTTAGTTTACAACAAAGGCCCTCTACTTCACAGTAATTTGCCAGTTTTATCCAGACTGTCAGTAAAATGTTTACTTGCTTTTGTGGCACAGTTGTGAAATTACTCTGTTATGTGTACCatcttgttttataattttatgacaGTATGACTTTTTGGgatatacaaaattaacaaataaattaaaatcctcTTATCTAGATTCATGATTCTTTCCTTTAGAGCTCCAAATCCTGGGCAGGTAGTagtctcccatccaagtactaatcAGGctcgaccctgcttagcttctgaGATCAGACAAGATTAGCATGTGCTCAGGATGGAATGGCCATAGGCTGGGCAGGTAGAATTCTGAGTTGATTAAATGAATGTCCGGTTTTAGATTAGGGGCCAAACATATCTTTCCTGTCTACTTAACatgacacaaataaaaatgaatatattttaaatatatgtccaTAGCTTAATGGACATACatagacatacagatggcaagattatatttattaaaataggaATGTAATCTTCAGTTCAACAAGTATAACTTGAGTGTTGGGTTTAGCCAGGTACAGTGCAAGGCaatgggatttaaaaaatgaataagacacagtTCCTTCCCTTGgtcaattttaattctttttggtttctaaataaaactgaatattgAGAAGGGCATTAAGTAAGAATTTTGGAGAAAATGGAGAATGGAGAGAGAAGTAGTTTGGAGTACTTCGGTGAACTTAACTAAAGTTTGGACCCTTTAGATGAGGGGAATTAGATGAAGAATAGGTATAATACAGAGGAGTCCATTGATTCCTGTGGCCCCAGACTGTTGGAGATCATGTGACTTGATTAACTTAATAGATGTTGAGCTCATTCTGCcaagagaagtttttaaaatcagtatattTCTTATTACATAAATCTAGGACCTTATTTTTGACCAACCATAATATCATTAATTAGAGTTTCTTTGCCAAGCAGAGAAGTATGGAGATATGGGGACTAGCTATTTAATTAGGAAGGTCTTTTCTTACAGAATTTGACTGTATGAGATGAATATCACTGTTTATTTAACATGGCATGGTTTCTATTAGTTTTTCAAGATCTCTATTGATGGTCCAAGTACATATGATCATTCTTTAGAGAGAAGGACCTAAGGCACTGTCTTATTTTCAAGTTTCAGATAATGTTAGACCAATAGATAacttatagtcttttttttttttttaattaaagaaagagaaagagagagagtgcacattcCTGAGAGAGAAGggtgggagcagaaggagagggagagacagagagtatcctaagcaggctccatgcccagcgggtagccagatatggggctaagtctcacatccctgagatcatgacctaagctgaaaagaagagttggacgcttaaccaacttagccacccaagcaccccatgaTACATTTTCAATAtgattttttcctcctctgctcctttttttCTGTCATCTAAACCTTATTTTGTGATGGTGTACTTTTGTAAATCAACAGCTTCATTCAACCCAAACATTTATTAAGACTTTATTGTGAAATTGAcatcattctcattttttctgTCTGCAATAGATTAGggtctgacattttattttcctatgaaaTCTTAAGAGTTTAAAAAACCACTAATCTTTTGCTACAGTTGTTTTGTTAAGTATGAGAGACAGTGATGTTGAGTAGGTTTCATTAAGTATTAGAGATCAGGAAGTAGTTTTCTTGTTATATCAAGCATTTTCTGCGTTCATACAATCACTGGACTTTTTTGCTATAGGTACTTTTTGCTTATTGATATAATTTGTGATAATCTGCCTATCTTTAAACCTCAAGCATCATCTTTGGTAAGTAGGATAAACTGTGTTGATCACCTAATATAATTCTTTATTTGCTAGAacttaaatacatctttttaaaaatcatgtactGGAAATGAGTTTAACATATCAAGCAAGCTAATTTGTATGTGTTTGGGGAAGCCCTGGTTTATTATGTTCAATCTCAaagtaatggatttttaaaaaggaaatttgcttaatatattataaattgttgatgtttattgatataaatatatagatgtcTTTTTCCACCATATTCATGGAAAACCTGCTTTACTTCATTCTTACCAAACCTCACTAATAATTGTccctttcatttgcttttatttattagatatgCAGTAATTCATGTTCATTATTTCCCTGTTAACActacaatttttgtttgtttgttttcaaccTTTACCAGTTTCTCAAACAATTAGGTCTACATCCTAACTGGCAGTTTGTCGATGTATATGGAATGGATCCTGAACTCCTTAGCATGGTACCAAGACCAGTGTGTGCAGTGTTACTTCTCTTCCCTATTACAGAAAAGGTAATTGTTAATTGCGATAATAAAGTTTCTGGTAAATGTAATGTTCTTTTTCAATGTTGAATTAAAAACATGCTATTCTTTAAGAACAAATGACTCCCTTCTTGcataaaatgaggaaatctaAAAGATATCTTAAAAACCTAGTTTAgttaaagaaatgttatttagATTTTGATTTATAGATTGAGAATAAAGCCCTGAGTTAGATTTTTAAACTCGGGTagtacaggggcatctgggtggttcagtggttgagcgtctgcctttggctcaaggcaggatcacggggtcctgggatctgcctttgctcttcctctctctgtgtgtctcatgaataaaaaataaaatcttaaaaaaacccaaaaaacaacttGGGTGTAGTGCCAAGACTACCATTTTTggatgtctcttttttttttgtctcttcttttttaaaatatgattactTTGCCTCAGTGTGTTTTGGATATTGCATTTAATCACATTTTGATGTATAtactttagaaatattaaatactacAGTAATCCTAAATCTGCCTTAGAGAAGGTATAAAGAATATTCACAattttagtatataaaatatgtaattgtatccaatatatatgtaaaaagaaatctttaaggAGGTAAGTGTAACTAATGACAGGGGTTACATTTACAGAATAAACTCAGTATGTGTGGAAATCATTAAGTTGAAATATAGCTTAATTGGCAGATTTAGGATGTGCTGAGGATTATAATTAGCTGTTCTTATAGTTCTGTATTTAATTTCAAATCTCCATATTTCAGGCCTTtcttctagaatgtcatatagatATATGCATTATGAAGCCAGAACTTTTAAGTTCACTTTAAAACAGGTTTTGAGtccatatctttcttttatttttaaatttagaaacaacAGGATACAGTCAGTAGttgtgaaaaatgaagaaataatgtttgaaaagatGTGGGAGAAGTGACGTGTTGATAACTTGGTGACCATACTCAGCTCATCTTATTTTTCAGGAATAAATGGAGCCAAGTCCCATAGAAAATAAGAATCAGGGTTTGTTCAGTCCTAGaaaattttggataattttctttATGTCATAACTAATTAGCCTCAGttcaatatgaaaaaatactgaaatatttgtcttttctacttAATATTCTACAAAACaaatagttgtgttttttttttaaagatttatttatttatttatgagagacagagagagagagagagagaggggcagatacacagacagagggagaagcaggctccatgcaggaagcccgatgcgggactcgatcctggatcccaggatcatgacttgagccaaaggcagacgcccaactgctgaaccacccaggtgtccccaaaacaaattatttaatcaaGGAAGGGATATTTATTCATACTTGCTGTTTATAACATAGAAGTTCAGAGTTAGAAATTTCTTATTGATTATCCATTATTACACTAAACTTTTTAATGGTGAGGTTGTAATTATTCTGAAATTTGAGGAGTTAGGACACTTAAGTTTACTCTCCTTTTGTccagtactattattattttttgattacTAAAGTAAGCCAATAAATagctatcccaggaccccaattggtttttttttttttttaagatactatttattcatgagaaacagagagacagagagagagagacagagagagaggcagagacacaggcagagggagaagcaggcttcatgcagggagcctgacatgggactcgatcctgggtctccaggatcaggccctgggctgaagatggtgttaaaccgctgagccacctgggctgccccccaggaCCCCAATTGTAAGgaacaataacaagaaaaaaaagaaaaaaagtttgcttaTAGCTCAGGATTTCTTAGTTGGTGTGACAAATGTGAGTTTTTGGTCTGAATTGGAAATTTCCTAAAACATTGAGTTTTATgacctactttttttaaaatttatttttatttttttattcactttttagaaTTAGAGAATAAATTGGATTTGGTCTTCATTTATTGggtcatcattattttaaaaaagcatgttgTTCTTATCGGTAGGACTCTTCATTTAGTGGATCTCCAGTACTGAAAAGCTCATTCTCTCTATTGCTAGAAAGAACACAATTCTAACATATTAAAGTGGAAAATATAATGGCATCTGCCAGTTTTGgttgtctttataattttttacattCCTATTTCAGTTCATAAGTGACATATTAAAGTCACTCAAAAGGTATCTAGAGAATATTTTAGGAGATACAGAGTATTTtaggcttctatttttttaattctatttatttgagggtgagagagagagagagagagagtacaagaaggggagagagagaagcagactccccaatgagcagagatcccaatggagggctcaatcgcaggaccctgggaacatgacctgagctgaagatagacacCAAACTGACTGATCCACCTGGGCATCCCATCAGGCTTCTATGTTCTAATTTAGAAATTGATTATGTAGTTGCAAATGGCTTAATCATGCTAATACCAAAAGGACTGTCATGGATACCTCATAACTCTTTATATAAAGTTAATTTTGGTGTTTTAAGTGTGGGTTTAAGTATATGTTTACTAACCAATGAATTGCAAGTGAAGAGgctatacatttatttctaatatttttgtatatcttgaccatgtgttttcatttcagtcTACTattaataacttttctttttttcccttatactTGCTATGTatcattttaggatttttctgcTTAAACCTTAAATCTTGAGAAGTTACcaatcttattttcctttaacaaGGAACATTGATATTAAACAACAGCAGAAAATTAAACTGTATGAccatataaatatttcagtgtaaGGTTAATATGTTGAACCTTTTCCAGTTTTTATCAATTAAACTTACATGAATGAATTAGTCATACAGCATTTATTCTgaaaatgtaacttaaaaatttGACTTAGAAGcacattcataaaaattattatttaaggcATATAAACACTTGTTGTTAGAAGCAGTTTCTTAATTATGAGTTAACTGCAGACATCATTTGTTTCCTTAATTGCAAGGATCAGACGACATTTTCTGGAGAGGACCAGATAATAAAGGTTTTCAACTTTGTGGGCCTATAGAGTCTCTCTTAAAACTATTCtacttaaacaaaaaacaaaaaaaaactattctactTTGCTTTTTAGTGTGAAAACAGCCATAAACAATACAAAACTAAAACTTTTCTTATGAGAACAGGCaatgggccagatttggcctacAGGCTGTAGTTTTGCAGATGTCCTACTCTATTGAAATCTGAAATTatagaacaaaacaataaaattatctttctgtCCTCTCCCAGCACTCACTCCTCCTTCATTTTTTaacctctttattatttttagcctCTTTTTACAATTAGGAAAATGAGACTTATCAAATAATAATGACAGGAAATAATGACAAAGTCAAGACGTGGGCTCAGTGGTCAAGTGTAGAACCCACATTTCTGGCATTTATTATTATACCATATTGTCTTTATAATCAGTTATTATAGATAATAGTGAATATTTGTTATGAAATAATATGCTTATATCATATGAATTTTGTTAATACAGTATGATTTaacaatatagaaatataaaaaatagaggaTTTCATtgtaaaaagagataaaaatcctCCCGTGATCTCATGTCCCAGAGATAACCAACCTGTTAAATTTTTGTATacccttttaaatttttcaacgCATATATGAAGtagatattttaaacatttttttaaatcaaaaaacatttaaagattttatttattcctttgagagagagagagcaagggagcatggggtggggaggagcagagggagagggagaaagagaagcaggctcaccattgagcagagagcccaacttgggtattggtcctaggactccaggatcatgacctgagctgaaggcagatgcttaacaggttaagctacccaggtgccccataaatttttttttttttttgagagatagaggGAGTGTGCCTGCGTGCAAGTGAGCTTGTGCGCACGCTTATGTGCACATGAACAGatcggggaggggcagaaggagatagagaatcttaatcaggcttcatgcccaatgcagagtctgacatggggctctatctcaccaaccttgagatatgacctgagccaaaattaagagtcagaggcttaactgactgagccactacgTGCCCCTataaagtagatattttaaaaacataaatgagaatCATATTAATTATATTGACCTAGAACCACTGTATAATCACGGACAAATTTCTGAGTCAGACTTCGTACTTTTTTTAAGTGCCTTATAGTATTCCATTAAGACATGCCATAGTATGTTAACCAAATCCCTGCTGATGGATATTTAGAAGTTTCCCAGTTTTATGTTTGAGTactttataatgtattatattccTATGTagattattgacttttttttaatagtatgaaGTATTcagaacagaggaggaggaaaaaataaaatctcagggaCAAGATGTTACATCATCAGTATATTTCATGAAGCAAACAATCAGCAATGCCTGTGGAACAATTGGACTGATCCATGCTATTGCCAACAATAAAGACAAGATGCACTTCggtaaataattttgtattacTGCTTGCCCCCTACACACCCCTTAAGTTAGAAGTTAACTTATTGAGCAGTAGGTGGAGCTgtagttctttcttttaaagtattaaatgaaacattttcttctcttctttctttaatgGGAGTGTATATAGCATAGAAGAAATACTAATCTTTCCCATTCTGTTATATTATTGATAAACAGGTTTAACAAAGCCTATCATTTatctcagttttcttaaattcccaACTTACCAGTGAAGGGGTTTTTACCTGAAAAAGTTAGCATGCTTCTAGTCTTTTCATGTATTAGTTTCTTTGAGATAGCAAACCTTctcaattttatctttaatattctcAGAATCTGGATCAACCTTGAAAAAATTCCTGGAGGAATCTGTGTCAATGAGCCCTGAAGAACGAGCCAGATACCTAGAGAACTATGACGTCGGTACCTTCTTTCTGTCTTGATCTCATTTATGGGCAAAGTTTTGTGGGATTGTAGATTTTGGGGGTTTGTCTTAAAACTGTAGTTCTCAGCAATTGCAGATTTTATTgtgtctattaaaaaaagatctttggtACTTCACGTAAAATTACTTGAAATATCCATAAGTGTTGATAAATTGCCACTTCTTTTTTATATCCAGAGCTGAATGAGAGGAAAAAAGTTtgatttacaaatttaaaaaaatattttatgattgaCACTAGCTTACCGTTCCCTccctattataaatatatgcctTGCCAATACCCTATGTGTCTTTCACTGGGAATTTGGAACAGGCTGAAGATTAGTGGAAAAAACAAAGGTTTAAAGGTAGATGCTAGACCATAATTAAGCTCTTTTATCCTCTTAGTAATGTTTTTGCATGTGTGAAGACACAGGCCACACAGTCTACTTTTAAACGATGGTACCATTTCATAGAATTGTTTTAGAGAGGCATTTAAATTTCACTGTATTTGagatctattttcctttttcaaaaggaaaagtcTTTTTACCTTTTAGTAACACTATTAAGTAGATGGTAAATTCTTTGAAATTAGAAGTGGTGTAGCATACAGATTATTTGGCTAGAAAAGCCTTAGAGTTTGTACTCAATAAATTCATTGATTTGATTATGTTGTTTTAGCATTCTTATAAACGGTGATtatcttaaattgttttttcttaaaaaacctGCAGATTTCatgaaacatctttattttacacaaaagtaaaataaacaacataAGAGTAATCCCACTAATGAGAGGTAGccatcattattaatatttttatagggaGTATTATGTAtgtacacaatttttaaaacaaaagtttgatCACGCTGTAATACTGTTTtataacttgcttttttcacttaacttaTCACAAACGTATTACATACCAGTAAGTATATATTTGACATCATCATTTAATGGCTGCATAGCTTTCCATtgtacagtattttattttaccaataaATTATTGTTGGAAATTTAatgttttcccctttattcactatttaaaaaaatactacaaggTATATTATTGTAGCTAAATCTTTGCAAATATCCTtaattatatatacttatgtgTATAGTTCTGTGTAAATACATAAATTCCTAGAACAGAAATTGCTGGATCAACCAGTTTGCATGTTTTCAAGGCTTTGATACTTATTGCCAAATTGCCATTCATAAAGGTACTTTCACCCGAAGTTTActacttttgcccattttcttcatctttgctaATTGTGGGTATtttaagggcattttttttttaagttcagaaaACTAAAATCTCTAGCTTCTGATAAATGCATGCTTTTTGCTCCACGTTTTTAAAGTGCTGACTGAAGCTGCATGATTAAGCAAAACTACAGCCAGAGCTGCAGAGGAGCATGTAACCTGGAGAAACAGATGAGATAAGCTTTTTCAGTCTCAATCTGTGAGATGCTTACTTTATTCCAGTCCCAGTTGAATAAAGTGTTTAACGTTAATTCTAACAAGTAATTTAAATGACTCCCACTTGACATCTGGAAATTACAAATAATTAGATATTCAGTTGCTTCAGTCTGTAGGGATTTGTGGGTTGGACACTACCATTCATTTCGTTACTCAGAAATCAttcttaagtatttaatattaaacTGTTCCTAAATTTCTTccaatttgttatttcttaacaAAGCTTTCAATGTTAAAATTTAGCActgttgtttccttttaaaaatctggatatAGTCATTTTTTCCTATTGACATCTTGTGTTCTTGTTACAGGCTATTCGAGTCACTCATGAGACCAGTGCCCATGAAGGTCAGACTGAGGTATTTCACGTTTTTCAAAACTTTCCTGGCCATATGTAAGTTTAACTGCAGTGTTGTTGGATGGCATGTAGTTTTAGAAAATCACttgaactttttttccctttgagggAATCCGCTCATGTAAAAGTAGTTAAGAAATAGCACAAGAACATTTATGAATAAGCTATTAGTAGGCACTTGGCTATTGGCTATCTCAGTTTGTCTGATCATTTGGACAGATTGCAGATTATGGGCTGGTTGCTTTGGCTAACAAGTGGCCTGCATTTTCCGTATTAGATTCTTCTGACTTATGCAAGCGTTTTGAGAAAAATGCCTGCATGATAGTACAAGTAGATGAATGTGTAGGATTTTCAAGACTCTTCAATCATGCCCAACTTCCAGCAAAAAAGTCCCATCATTCTCTTTGCTCAATAAATCTGTTGTGGGGCAATATGATGATTCTTAACATCTTCATTCTGTTAGTTGTTCTTCACCCAGGTCACCTCTCCTCtactttctttgcctctttttttgttctattggtttccctcattccctcttccatttcttttcctttgctccaaGCCTCATGCTCCCATTCCTGCAGGAAGTTTGTCAAAAGGTATTTCAGTCAAAATGGATAAAGTTGCTTAGTAAACCTACAACGCATTTTAGCACTAACTCCAGAGAATtagagattttcttctttcttatccaTATGTGACTTGAAGCCATATGTTTTCACGTACAAAGATCatattgcttttatgttttaaaaatacttgaaaaaatgcCTGAAAAGtacctgttttaaaaatactgttcttaaatatttttactgtcttcaaaaagttttttttaaaggaaaaaacaattcaATATTATTATGTAACTGCAATTTTTCATAGATTGAACTGGATAACTGAGTGTTTATAATAAAGCCATCTAGGAATTTAAACACTAATTCCCCCTGTAATTTATGCCATCTTGGTTGTTCTCAGGTTCTGTTTTTAGAGGTGTGGACTATTGCTTTTTAACTAAGTTTTCTctcacgtgcacgcacacacacgtgccATCTCTAAATGACTATAACACCagattagaaattaataaaatattccctttttaaattgttttgtatGATCCTAGCATGTTTTTAATATTCACTAtagctttgcttttttgtttatatatttacagtATTAAAATTAGCAATGATGATGATCAGCATGAGATTACTATAAAATATGAAGATAGTTATTTGTAATAAAGCTATTAAATGCTTTaatacatttactttaaaaattttgtctttgcAATACCTTCTCTTGCCCTCTTTTTTGCAGCTTTATCCATATTATGGCTTCAATAACTCTGTAGGTGATGTTCACAACTTTTTGCAGACCTAAATTCCACTTTTTCTACTATCGGATTGCCTTTTAGACATCATCTGAGTGACCACCACTATTTTAGAATGCACTTGTCCTTGTTtgagtattttaaactttttcctttatttttcctgtttcttgtaACACTTGCATCATACATTTTCCCCATTATCACTAGtctaatatgaatttatttaatttcttcctggAAGATCAGTTTCTAATGTAGATTCTTAATTCTTAATCTTTATTCCAATACTTATTCATTTTTACACAGTTCTCCTGGGTTACCTTTCCTGAAAtgtaatttgaattattttgggtactcaaatttttctttattttttttgttttgttttaattttaaatgtgtagAAAGGAGTGATTTTCAAGGTGAGGTAGGGGTAGAAGTTAGAATTTTCTGGACAGCTTTTCCTAAATTTACTCTCAGAAGAATTGATTGCTTTTgcattaatcaatcaatcaatcaatcaagaaTTGATTATTTTGCATCTCCTATAATCACTACCAGAGTAGTCTTATTTTTTATGTGTATCATAGCCCCAAAGTATATtggggtaaaaaaagaaaagtatttgagAACCATTCCCCAAGGATATACAATAAATTTCAGCCTCTTTAACCTAGCTGTATTCAAGGTTTTTCTAACCATTGTCCTAACTTttcaacagtattttttttttaaatatttctctcttgctGTTCCTCACTTTATTGTTGCTATGCTTTACCTCTTGCAGGTTACTTTTGCTAAAAGTATTCCTTCGTGAATCTCTGCTCTTCCTACTTCTATCCATTCTTCAAGATTTGGCTTAAGTACTATCTTCTGCATGAAACAACTCGTTCCTTCTATGGACTCCTTTATATGACTTCTATTATTTGCATTTAGCTAccttcatattctttttcatttatttaagatgtATGTCTTTTCCCTTTAACCCCCACATTTGAACAGTCctaaaattaagagaaatttttACAGTTTAATGTCGTAATTTACTTGGCAGCTTTCCTTGCTTGGCTGTGCATAAAGTGACACACCTCATCACAACTGGGTACCTTTGATTTGATGAAATGTGGTGTCATATCTACCTTGCTGTGACTCTGAGGCCTAGGAATGGTATCTGGTTCATTTGGTCATGCTCCAGAATATCCACCACCAGTCCTTGCACGTGAGCACAATACATATTCATTATTTCAACCATAGTTCCCTCAGAACTATCTTTACTggtgtaagaattttttttttttaagatttatttattcatgatagacgtagagagagagacagagagagagacagagagagagacagagacccaggaggagggagaagcaggctccctgccgggagcctgacgtgggactcgatcccgggactccaggatcgcaccctgggccaaaggcaggcgctaaaccgctgagccacatagGGATCCCCTACTGGTGTAagaatttaataacaaaaataaaaagtcatgttTTTTCCATAGTCCCCTGTGTAAATAAGACATATCCATTAGTCATTGTTCTTCAGTAGggtactattaacattttgggaaAGATTTCAGTTCTGAGAGAACAGAAACCCACAGCATACATTTTCTAATCTATTATGAACCAGCTTAAAACTTTTGCACCAGGTACTATTTTTGTGATCACCTCATTTTAGGTTCATTTACCATCTCTGGGCTTAAGAGTTTTTGacatattattatctccattgtTTTATAGTCTAGCATACTGGTTTTTGGCAGTTCCTGGAAAAAAACTAAGTCTTTCTGATTTGTatttgtttgctagggctgccataacaaaatatcacaaacttggtggcttaaacaacagaaactttttttctcactgttctggagactagaagtcagTATCATTGTGCCATTAGGGTTGTTTTCTGGTgagcctcttcctggcttgtagatgagTACTTTCTTACTGTGTCCTCCCCTGACCTTTCCTCTCTGTGCATGTAatgagagggtgagagaaagagagagagagatggatcgATCGATCAATTGATCTCTATTGATCGATCTCTGGTATCTCCTCTTCTTGTAATGACACCAGTCCTATCCAGTTAAG is part of the Canis lupus dingo isolate Sandy chromosome 22, ASM325472v2, whole genome shotgun sequence genome and encodes:
- the UCHL3 gene encoding ubiquitin carboxyl-terminal hydrolase isozyme L3 isoform X2, which codes for MEGQRWLPLEANPEFLKQLGLHPNWQFVDVYGMDPELLSMVPRPVCAVLLLFPITEKYEVFRTEEEEKIKSQGQDVTSSVYFMKQTISNACGTIGLIHAIANNKDKMHFESGSTLKKFLEESVSMSPEERARYLENYDAIRVTHETSAHEGQTEAPSIDEKVDLHFIALVHVDGHLYELDGRKPFPINHGETSDETLLEDAIEVCKKFMERDPDELRFNAIALSAA